The sequence CGGGCACGCAGTTGGTGAGCCGACTCCGTCCGATGACTGACCCGGCCCGAGCCTACCCGCAGACAGTGCCGGCGATTTCGCGGGTTCCGTTTTCCTGGTTGAAGTAGTAGACCGTCAGGACTTGGCCGCCGGGCAGGACTACGGCCCAGGGGTAGCCTAGGTCTGAGCTGCCGCCGTCGTCGCGCAATACGATTTCCGGGGATTTGTCCGCCTGCGTGCAGTCGGGGTTCAGGATGCGTGCTCGAATGCCGTAGGGCTTGTGGCGATAGCCGTAGACCAGCCAGACGCGGCCGTCCGGCAGCCGTACGGCGTGATGAGGATGGCCCTGGAAACCGGCGCCTTCCCAGCGGAAGCTCTTGCCTTTGTCGGTGGAGCG is a genomic window of Candidatus Hydrogenedentota bacterium containing:
- a CDS encoding glycoside hydrolase, translated to CPIAVDQKIGFNETSLYETAQGDLVAFVRTEKYDDQTVIARSTDKGKSFRWEGAGFQGHPHHAVRLPDGRVWLVYGYRHKPYGIRARILNPDCTQADKSPEIVLRDDGGSSDLGYPWAVVLPGGQVLTVYYFNQENGTREIAGTVCG